In one Corallococcus sp. EGB genomic region, the following are encoded:
- a CDS encoding peroxiredoxin: protein MAKMLKEGDAVPDVTLQGPGGVPVRLRDLLGDKALVIYFYPRDDSPGCTVQACSLRDQYQDFTDAGADVVGISSDSAESHEKFVAKYRLPFRLLSDPDGAARKAFGVPTNFLGLLPGRVTFVTDKDGTIRYAFESQIQVKKHAEHALDVVRSLTGQGAAPTRPA from the coding sequence ATGGCCAAGATGCTGAAAGAAGGGGACGCGGTTCCGGATGTCACCCTGCAGGGGCCTGGCGGCGTGCCGGTGCGCCTGCGTGACCTGTTGGGCGACAAGGCGCTGGTCATCTACTTCTACCCGCGGGACGACTCCCCGGGATGTACGGTCCAGGCCTGCAGCCTGCGCGATCAGTACCAGGACTTCACGGACGCGGGCGCGGACGTGGTGGGCATCAGCAGCGACTCCGCCGAGTCCCATGAGAAGTTCGTCGCCAAGTACCGGCTCCCCTTCCGTCTCCTCAGCGACCCGGATGGCGCGGCGCGCAAGGCCTTTGGCGTGCCCACCAACTTCCTGGGGTTGTTGCCCGGGCGGGTGACGTTCGTCACGGACAAGGACGGCACCATCCGCTACGCGTTCGAGTCGCAGATCCAGGTGAAGAAGCACGCCGAGCACGCGCTGGACGTCGTCCGGTCGCTCACGGGTCAGGGGGCCGCTCCCACCCGTCCTGCCTGA
- a CDS encoding STM4013/SEN3800 family hydrolase, which produces MHDLNALVGTHDLVLLTLDTLRYDVAREELEAGRTPTLAALLPGGRWEERHSPASFTYAAHQAFFAGFLPTPVTPGRHPRPFALRFEGSETTGPGTCVLDAPDLVTGLAGRGYHTACIGGTGFFNQKNPLGRVLPGLFSEAHWDPSLGVTDPRSTENQVSLAVKILGSRPREQRVFLFINVSALHQPNRHHVPGAAEDSKATHAAALAYVDRQLPPLFQALRRRGPAFCIVCSDHGTAYGEDGYSGHRLGHPVVWTVPYGEFVLPVDSEP; this is translated from the coding sequence ATGCATGACCTGAACGCCCTGGTCGGCACGCACGACCTGGTCCTCCTCACGCTGGACACGCTCCGCTACGACGTGGCGCGCGAGGAACTGGAAGCAGGCCGCACCCCCACCCTGGCCGCGTTGCTGCCCGGCGGCCGGTGGGAGGAGCGGCACAGTCCGGCGAGCTTCACCTACGCCGCGCACCAGGCCTTCTTCGCGGGCTTCCTCCCCACCCCCGTCACCCCGGGCCGCCACCCGCGCCCGTTCGCCCTGCGCTTCGAAGGCAGCGAGACGACCGGCCCCGGCACCTGCGTGCTGGACGCGCCGGACCTCGTCACGGGCCTGGCCGGGCGCGGCTATCACACGGCGTGCATTGGCGGGACGGGGTTCTTCAACCAGAAGAACCCCCTGGGCCGCGTCCTCCCTGGCCTCTTCTCCGAGGCGCACTGGGACCCCTCGCTGGGCGTCACCGACCCCCGATCCACGGAAAATCAGGTATCACTCGCGGTGAAGATCCTGGGCTCGCGGCCCCGGGAGCAGCGGGTGTTCCTCTTCATCAACGTCTCCGCGCTGCACCAGCCCAACCGGCACCATGTGCCCGGGGCGGCGGAGGACTCGAAGGCGACGCACGCGGCGGCGCTGGCCTACGTGGACCGCCAGCTGCCGCCCCTGTTCCAGGCGCTGCGGCGGCGCGGCCCGGCGTTCTGCATCGTGTGCTCGGACCACGGGACGGCGTATGGCGAGGACGGCTACTCGGGGCACCGGCTGGGGCACCCGGTGGTGTGGACGGTGCCCTATGGCGAGTTCGTGCTGCCGGTAGACTCCGAGCCATGA
- a CDS encoding sigma 54-interacting transcriptional regulator — protein sequence MEPRDPKETEDSRRGPSRAASNDRLYLLLFQGNTSTVVPLPREGEVVIGRAAGVDVVVEDASVSRQHARVSVAEGEVFITDLGSHNGVHVNRERVQGSRLLDSGDAVTLGNVTLVVHRGERPLPERRALEADALRTRLSEELDRVHGSGLAVSVVALGVEAARVPRGELVRALDGALRLMDAVGQVGELLMVLLPDLSGEEAEAAAAHLVSVLSPLAGRVWAGVASAPGDGMKGDALLSAAKAAAKAAEPGGTRVSGPSMYRLSLGERSVVVADAAMSRVFEQLRQLAASPLPVLIHGPTGAGKENAAWAVHHASPRSEQPFVPINCAALPENLVEAELFGHERGAFTGADRARAGLLERASGGTLFLDEVAELSLPIQAKLLRALDQQRITRLGDSRERQVDLRVVAATHRELSDEVKAGRFRQDLFFRLSGAKVTLPPLKDRPLELPLLARAFLEESCARAGRPPLHLSAAAMEVLGAHEWPGNVRELKNTMEYAAAMSPGPVVEPSHLPDSLRVGTRSEPEAARAEGGTEAPTVFPNLAEELRTLERTWMVRALEATGGVQTRAAQLIGMPLRTFAFKLKQYRIAPSRGRGPAGE from the coding sequence ATGGAGCCACGCGACCCGAAGGAGACCGAGGACTCGCGCCGGGGGCCCTCCCGCGCCGCCTCGAACGACCGGCTGTACCTGCTGCTCTTCCAGGGGAACACCTCCACGGTGGTGCCATTGCCCCGGGAGGGGGAGGTGGTGATTGGCCGCGCGGCGGGGGTGGACGTGGTGGTGGAGGACGCGTCGGTGAGCCGCCAGCACGCGCGGGTGTCGGTGGCGGAGGGCGAGGTGTTCATCACGGACCTGGGCAGCCACAACGGCGTGCACGTCAACCGGGAGCGGGTGCAGGGCTCGCGGCTGCTGGACAGCGGTGATGCGGTGACGTTGGGCAACGTGACGCTGGTGGTCCACCGGGGCGAGCGCCCCCTGCCGGAGCGGCGGGCGCTGGAGGCGGACGCGCTGAGGACCCGGCTCTCCGAGGAGCTGGACCGGGTGCACGGCTCCGGGCTCGCGGTGAGCGTGGTGGCGCTGGGAGTGGAGGCCGCGCGGGTGCCGCGGGGGGAGTTGGTGCGGGCGCTGGATGGCGCGCTGCGGTTGATGGACGCGGTGGGGCAGGTGGGGGAGCTGCTGATGGTGCTGCTGCCGGATCTGTCCGGCGAGGAGGCGGAAGCGGCGGCGGCGCACCTGGTGTCGGTCCTCTCGCCGCTGGCCGGGCGCGTGTGGGCGGGCGTGGCGTCGGCGCCGGGGGACGGGATGAAGGGGGACGCGCTGCTGAGCGCGGCGAAGGCAGCGGCGAAGGCAGCGGAGCCGGGGGGGACCCGGGTCAGCGGACCGTCCATGTACCGGCTGTCACTGGGTGAGCGGTCGGTGGTGGTGGCGGACGCGGCGATGTCGCGCGTGTTCGAACAACTGCGCCAGCTGGCGGCGAGTCCGCTGCCGGTGCTGATCCACGGCCCGACGGGGGCGGGGAAGGAGAACGCGGCGTGGGCGGTGCATCACGCGTCGCCGCGCTCGGAACAGCCGTTCGTGCCGATCAACTGCGCGGCGCTGCCGGAGAACCTGGTGGAGGCGGAGCTGTTCGGCCACGAGCGGGGCGCGTTCACCGGCGCGGACCGGGCGCGGGCGGGCCTGCTGGAGCGCGCGAGCGGCGGGACGCTGTTCCTGGACGAGGTGGCGGAGCTGTCGCTGCCCATCCAGGCGAAGCTGCTGCGGGCGTTGGATCAGCAGCGGATCACCCGGCTGGGGGATTCCCGCGAGCGGCAGGTGGATCTGCGGGTGGTCGCGGCCACGCACCGGGAGCTGTCGGACGAGGTGAAGGCCGGGCGCTTCCGGCAGGATCTGTTCTTCCGGCTGTCCGGAGCGAAGGTGACGTTGCCGCCGTTGAAGGACCGGCCGCTGGAGCTGCCGCTGCTGGCACGGGCGTTCCTGGAGGAGTCCTGCGCGAGGGCCGGCCGCCCACCGTTGCACCTGTCCGCCGCGGCCATGGAGGTGCTGGGGGCGCACGAGTGGCCGGGCAACGTGCGCGAGCTGAAGAACACCATGGAGTACGCGGCGGCCATGTCGCCCGGGCCGGTGGTGGAGCCGTCGCACCTGCCGGACTCCCTGCGGGTGGGGACGAGGTCAGAGCCCGAGGCGGCGCGCGCGGAGGGCGGGACGGAGGCGCCCACGGTGTTCCCGAACCTGGCGGAGGAGCTGCGGACGCTGGAGCGCACGTGGATGGTGCGGGCGCTGGAGGCGACGGGTGGGGTGCAGACGCGGGCCGCCCAGCTCATCGGGATGCCGCTGCGCACGTTCGCGTTCAAGCTGAAGCAGTATCGCATCGCGCCCTCGCGAGGCCGCGGTCCGGCGGGTGAATGA
- a CDS encoding S8 family serine peptidase: MRKRFSSSRGGWRPVTALVLGCTLAVPAGALAAERPPSVATRAQAAPGAAVATALQSGGATLATASGLVFHQTARPVSALRTLDVERGTGMQLHVWRERQADGTERSYSAYTRGGTALLGRVQQEEYLIRLAEASFDPLARTAPLLGNALVADKDNTLSLVQFHATPLPEYRETIENAGGKVLRFLSDHTYLVEMPSEVRARVAQLPAVRWVGDYHPEWRLEPVLRDALLGRAAALEPQRYSIMLGEPGAARQARVTALVQRLGGKVDLVEPAGLRVEATLNQAQLAQLVRANEVQFIDRWGGPGEVDMDIVRETGGANYIEGLKGWNGQGVRGEVFDTELRTTHREWPTAPIIHSTGTSSGSLHGTSCYSHNFAKGVDPLARGLLPGGQGIFFLYSESTQFGGTKSRLAMNQELLDPSGPYRAVFQTSSVGSTLTTAYTTLSAEVDDYLFKAPLLSTQSQSNSGTRNSRPQAWAKNIVSVGGIRHYNTQTRTDDRWATGASIGPAADGRIKPDLAFYYDSIRGATGSSDSAYTEFSGTSSATPQTSGHFGLLHQMWHEGVWAGHGKKADVFTSRPQMATAKALMINGAARYNWLAGGANADIDRNKQGWGTSDLKRLYDRAPKTFVVDETDLLTPLSSKTYTFTVASGEPELNVTMVYTDPMGTVGAAQARINDLSLRVTAPDGTVYWGNNGLTAGNVSTSGGVSNKVDTVENVFLANPAAGPWKVEVLADEIVQDAHTETPAVDADYALVVSGVQVTANQP, encoded by the coding sequence ATGCGGAAGCGGTTCTCGTCGTCTCGTGGTGGCTGGCGGCCTGTGACGGCGCTGGTGCTGGGCTGCACCCTGGCGGTTCCTGCTGGAGCGCTCGCGGCGGAGCGCCCCCCTTCAGTGGCCACCCGGGCCCAGGCGGCGCCGGGCGCGGCGGTGGCGACGGCGCTTCAGTCCGGGGGCGCCACCCTGGCGACGGCGTCGGGCCTGGTGTTCCACCAGACGGCGCGGCCGGTCAGCGCCCTGCGCACGCTGGACGTGGAGCGGGGCACCGGCATGCAGCTGCACGTCTGGCGGGAGCGGCAGGCGGACGGCACGGAGCGGTCCTACTCCGCATACACGCGTGGCGGCACGGCGCTCCTGGGCCGCGTGCAGCAGGAGGAGTACCTGATCCGGCTGGCGGAGGCGTCGTTCGATCCGCTGGCGCGCACCGCGCCGCTGCTGGGCAACGCGCTGGTGGCGGACAAGGACAACACCCTGTCACTGGTGCAGTTCCACGCCACGCCGCTGCCGGAGTACCGGGAGACCATCGAGAACGCGGGCGGCAAGGTGCTGCGCTTCCTGTCGGACCACACGTACCTGGTGGAGATGCCGTCGGAGGTCCGCGCGCGCGTGGCCCAGCTCCCGGCGGTGCGCTGGGTGGGGGACTACCACCCGGAGTGGCGCCTGGAGCCGGTGCTCCGGGACGCGCTGCTCGGGCGGGCGGCGGCGCTGGAGCCCCAGCGCTACTCCATCATGCTGGGTGAGCCCGGCGCGGCCCGGCAGGCCCGCGTGACGGCGCTGGTGCAGCGGCTGGGCGGCAAGGTGGACCTGGTGGAGCCGGCGGGCCTGCGCGTGGAGGCGACGCTCAACCAGGCGCAGCTGGCGCAGCTGGTGCGCGCCAACGAGGTGCAGTTCATCGACCGCTGGGGTGGACCCGGCGAGGTGGACATGGACATCGTGCGGGAGACGGGCGGCGCCAACTACATCGAGGGGCTCAAGGGCTGGAACGGGCAGGGCGTGCGCGGCGAGGTCTTCGACACCGAGCTGCGCACCACGCACCGCGAGTGGCCCACCGCGCCCATCATCCACAGCACCGGCACGTCGTCCGGTTCGCTGCACGGGACGAGCTGCTACAGCCACAACTTCGCCAAGGGCGTGGATCCGCTGGCCCGGGGCCTCTTGCCGGGCGGGCAGGGCATCTTCTTCCTCTACTCGGAGTCCACGCAGTTCGGCGGCACGAAGTCCCGCCTCGCGATGAACCAGGAGCTGCTCGACCCGAGCGGTCCGTACCGCGCGGTGTTCCAGACCTCCAGCGTGGGCAGCACCTTGACGACGGCGTACACGACCCTCTCCGCGGAGGTGGACGACTACCTCTTCAAGGCGCCCCTGCTGAGCACGCAGTCACAGAGCAACAGCGGCACGCGCAACTCCCGGCCGCAGGCGTGGGCGAAGAACATCGTCTCCGTGGGCGGCATCCGGCACTACAACACGCAGACGCGCACGGATGACCGCTGGGCCACGGGCGCGAGCATCGGGCCGGCGGCGGACGGCCGCATCAAGCCGGACCTGGCGTTCTATTACGACAGCATCCGGGGCGCGACGGGCTCGTCCGACTCGGCGTACACGGAGTTCAGCGGCACCAGCTCCGCCACGCCGCAGACGTCGGGCCACTTCGGCCTGCTGCACCAGATGTGGCACGAGGGCGTGTGGGCCGGCCACGGCAAGAAGGCGGACGTCTTCACCAGCCGTCCGCAGATGGCCACGGCGAAGGCGCTGATGATCAACGGCGCGGCCAGGTACAACTGGCTGGCGGGCGGCGCCAACGCGGACATCGACCGCAACAAGCAGGGCTGGGGCACGTCCGACCTGAAGCGCCTGTACGACCGCGCGCCGAAGACGTTCGTCGTGGACGAGACGGACCTGCTCACGCCGCTCTCCTCCAAGACGTACACGTTCACGGTGGCGAGCGGCGAGCCGGAGCTCAACGTGACGATGGTCTACACGGATCCGATGGGCACGGTGGGCGCGGCCCAGGCGCGCATCAACGACCTGTCGCTGCGCGTGACGGCGCCGGACGGCACGGTGTATTGGGGCAATAACGGCCTGACTGCGGGCAACGTGTCCACGTCCGGAGGCGTGTCCAACAAGGTGGACACCGTGGAGAACGTCTTCCTCGCGAACCCGGCCGCGGGCCCCTGGAAGGTGGAGGTCCTGGCGGATGAGATCGTCCAGGACGCCCACACGGAGACCCCGGCGGTGGACGCCGACTACGCCCTGGTGGTGAGCGGCGTGCAGGTCACGGCGAATCAGCCGTAG
- a CDS encoding ADYC domain-containing protein, translating to MKASGKTWTQCLFVMGMMTALGANAEPTEDPPPENGAQGTRLHGSERFENVNIPLGSIEPSAPPAGMECGAASAQMIGGRLVGTQVCTSGNAQVTRHLEGSSLAGASFRAPFEGRSVKLTIEGLRCHNNILSSKLPCTALDASLGKALWEYRITASTEDNQPQLLCPHGSGFALAVPYAWSTGGNLLPNPEYFTFACAPENENKSGPLAEAFYVGGGVIAKCIDWGFPPWPVAPRTQDNALKYHQLCTRMATADYCGEGHSNTLDGTPLEFMTAATAVRLGEDGLPSTLDGYSLEAVWMMDDCGGVRPLCLGKKRWNTLPLEATCVGGKRVLAPRDALACDSLNLPAQTDATLLVSYSLFIDRSLVQFKDAGKGYVTTTSVTVDPELVEGSSVNGISLDLDADGVADATPFTALRKEGPILSPKLPANILKRMREFIKPLYQCVDGYGHYLLTDSESCDGIAGYSLNTANDGRGIEGYIYSAVDSTSASQRRPLKLWQHRELGVFATSTQAPPGFTFERDLGYLPAVGQLPGRDL from the coding sequence ATGAAGGCGAGTGGCAAGACGTGGACGCAGTGTTTGTTCGTGATGGGGATGATGACGGCCCTGGGAGCCAACGCGGAGCCAACCGAGGATCCGCCTCCGGAGAACGGCGCACAGGGAACCCGATTGCATGGTTCGGAGCGCTTCGAGAACGTGAACATTCCGCTCGGGTCCATCGAGCCCTCGGCACCTCCTGCCGGGATGGAGTGCGGGGCGGCCTCGGCGCAGATGATCGGCGGGCGGCTCGTGGGCACCCAGGTCTGCACGAGCGGCAACGCTCAGGTGACGCGGCATCTGGAGGGATCCAGCCTCGCGGGGGCGTCGTTCCGCGCGCCGTTCGAGGGACGCTCGGTGAAGCTGACCATCGAGGGGCTCAGGTGCCACAACAACATCCTGTCGTCCAAGCTTCCGTGCACCGCACTGGACGCGAGTCTGGGCAAGGCGCTCTGGGAGTACCGCATCACGGCGTCTACGGAGGACAACCAGCCCCAGCTTCTGTGTCCGCACGGCAGCGGCTTCGCGCTCGCGGTGCCTTATGCGTGGTCCACGGGCGGCAATCTGCTCCCCAATCCCGAGTACTTCACCTTCGCCTGCGCGCCGGAGAACGAGAACAAGAGCGGGCCCCTGGCCGAGGCCTTCTACGTAGGCGGTGGCGTCATCGCCAAGTGCATCGACTGGGGCTTTCCGCCCTGGCCTGTGGCCCCGCGCACACAGGACAATGCGCTGAAGTACCACCAACTGTGCACGCGCATGGCCACGGCGGACTACTGCGGCGAGGGGCACAGCAACACGCTGGATGGGACGCCGCTGGAGTTCATGACGGCGGCGACCGCCGTTCGATTGGGCGAGGATGGCTTGCCGTCAACGCTGGACGGCTACTCCCTGGAGGCCGTGTGGATGATGGATGACTGCGGCGGAGTCCGGCCGCTGTGCCTGGGCAAGAAGCGCTGGAACACGCTGCCCCTGGAGGCCACGTGCGTGGGGGGAAAGCGCGTGCTTGCCCCGCGTGACGCGCTGGCCTGTGATTCGCTGAACCTGCCGGCCCAGACCGACGCAACTCTGCTCGTGTCGTATTCGCTCTTCATCGACCGGTCGCTGGTGCAGTTCAAAGACGCCGGCAAGGGCTACGTGACGACCACGTCGGTGACGGTGGACCCGGAGCTCGTCGAAGGCAGCAGCGTGAACGGGATCAGCTTGGACCTGGATGCGGATGGGGTCGCGGACGCGACGCCGTTCACGGCGCTGCGCAAGGAGGGACCCATCCTCTCGCCGAAGTTGCCCGCGAACATCCTGAAGCGCATGCGCGAGTTCATCAAGCCGCTGTACCAGTGCGTGGATGGATACGGGCACTACCTGCTCACGGATAGCGAGTCTTGTGACGGTATCGCTGGTTACTCCCTCAACACCGCCAACGATGGCCGAGGCATCGAGGGCTACATCTACAGCGCCGTGGACTCCACCAGCGCGAGCCAGCGCCGGCCGCTGAAGCTGTGGCAGCACCGGGAGCTGGGTGTCTTCGCCACGTCCACGCAGGCCCCGCCCGGGTTCACGTTCGAGCGTGACCTGGGTTACCTGCCCGCGGTGGGCCAGTTGCCGGGGCGCGATCTCTGA
- a CDS encoding bifunctional serine/threonine-protein kinase/formylglycine-generating enzyme family protein, protein MRSESPPAWQPPAAFGEYRLVQPLGRGAMGEVYLAHDTVLDRLVAVKFIAGIAPDEMQRERFRTEARAIARVQHPNVVGIHRVGEVQERPYLVSEFLRGESLDRLSRPAPWTRVLEIGIGLARGLAAAHRQGVLHRDLKPANALLTEDGQVKLLDFGVAKLLDVATAPVVLVRPPEGLRPVPVEGAATVDVPIPVAPATADVPRAPASMDAAQRTATVPPLPPEWLVGPSDLLATGRIGTPLYMAPEVWRGEPATVRSDLFSLGVLLYELCGGSTPGPLVEAPARPRIFEPLDVAVPGVDATFAAVLARCLAHDPVARFDSADALREALESIASRSAPPAIAPPRPRWLRVTRVLALPGIAVAVLVGGNWWGERSRRIDAEEAMASAAARFDEGRALGDRIEALRAEAFIAFDTDGSAKAEPIWAQALDLGAKQARHYQDASELLEASQKRVGRGTNPALDQRVAEVLFQRILVAERDRDPKAKKALTEHLEELDPSATTSRKVTAPAHLELDSEPAGADIQVETFDPQPGGPPRWSEPRAFGKTPMTSGLTLEPGSYRLTFMLPGRQAVRYPVLLARGETFQAKVPIPEHVPDGFVYVPSGRFLYGSGDDESIRRSRPVHGLTTGAFFIARHEVTYADWISWLRELPAHEREARRPRGTNYYGTIELLPAKGGTWTFHLEHEGIEYQAREGELLRYQDRTLRAEQDWRRFPVSGISWEDARAYTAWLDTTGRVPRARLCTEREWERAARGADGRAYPHGPTLAPDDANFDATYGRKPGAFGPDAVGSHPVSDSPFGISDMSGNVWEWLVTDPTGAPAYGGGSFYQDARTALTLNHGDGEPRTRFPFIGMRVCASAP, encoded by the coding sequence ATGAGGAGCGAGTCGCCTCCAGCGTGGCAGCCGCCCGCGGCGTTCGGCGAGTACCGCCTGGTGCAGCCATTGGGGCGCGGCGCGATGGGCGAGGTTTACCTGGCGCACGACACGGTGCTGGACCGGCTGGTGGCGGTGAAGTTCATCGCTGGCATCGCGCCGGATGAAATGCAGCGCGAGCGCTTCCGCACGGAGGCCCGGGCGATTGCCCGCGTGCAGCATCCGAACGTGGTGGGCATCCATCGTGTCGGCGAGGTGCAGGAGCGGCCGTACCTCGTCTCCGAGTTCCTGCGCGGAGAGAGCCTGGACCGGTTGTCCCGGCCGGCGCCGTGGACACGGGTGCTGGAGATTGGAATCGGGCTGGCGAGGGGGCTCGCGGCGGCACACCGTCAGGGCGTGCTGCACCGGGACCTCAAGCCCGCGAACGCGCTCCTGACGGAGGACGGGCAGGTGAAGCTGCTCGACTTCGGTGTGGCGAAGCTGCTCGACGTGGCGACGGCGCCTGTCGTGCTCGTGCGTCCGCCGGAGGGCCTGCGTCCCGTGCCCGTGGAGGGTGCGGCGACGGTGGATGTCCCGATCCCGGTGGCGCCCGCGACCGCCGATGTGCCGAGGGCTCCCGCGAGCATGGACGCGGCGCAGCGGACGGCGACGGTGCCTCCGCTTCCGCCGGAATGGCTCGTCGGTCCTTCGGACCTGCTGGCCACGGGTCGCATCGGGACGCCGCTCTACATGGCGCCCGAGGTCTGGCGGGGAGAACCCGCCACGGTCCGCAGCGATCTCTTCTCGCTGGGCGTTCTGCTCTACGAGCTGTGCGGAGGTTCGACGCCGGGACCGCTCGTGGAAGCGCCTGCCCGGCCCCGGATCTTCGAACCGCTGGACGTCGCTGTCCCCGGAGTGGACGCCACGTTCGCCGCGGTCCTCGCGCGCTGCCTCGCGCATGATCCAGTCGCACGCTTCGACTCGGCGGATGCCCTGCGTGAAGCGTTGGAGTCCATCGCCTCACGCAGCGCTCCTCCGGCCATCGCGCCCCCGCGTCCACGGTGGCTGCGCGTGACCCGCGTGCTCGCGCTCCCGGGGATCGCGGTGGCCGTCCTCGTCGGCGGCAACTGGTGGGGCGAGCGTTCCCGGCGCATCGACGCGGAGGAGGCCATGGCCTCCGCTGCCGCCAGATTCGATGAAGGCCGTGCGCTGGGGGACCGCATCGAAGCCCTCCGTGCAGAGGCCTTCATCGCCTTTGACACCGACGGCTCCGCCAAAGCGGAGCCAATCTGGGCCCAGGCCCTGGACCTGGGCGCGAAGCAGGCTCGCCACTATCAGGACGCCAGCGAGCTCCTTGAAGCCTCGCAGAAGCGCGTGGGCCGGGGCACGAACCCCGCCCTGGATCAACGCGTCGCCGAGGTCCTCTTCCAGCGCATCCTGGTCGCGGAACGCGACCGTGACCCCAAGGCGAAGAAGGCCCTGACGGAGCACCTCGAGGAGCTGGACCCCAGCGCCACCACGAGCCGGAAGGTGACCGCCCCCGCTCACCTGGAGCTGGACAGCGAGCCCGCGGGCGCCGACATCCAGGTCGAGACCTTCGACCCCCAGCCCGGAGGCCCGCCGCGCTGGTCCGAACCGAGGGCCTTCGGCAAGACGCCCATGACCTCCGGCCTCACGCTCGAGCCCGGCTCGTACCGCCTGACGTTCATGCTGCCGGGCCGTCAAGCCGTGCGCTACCCGGTGCTGCTCGCGCGCGGCGAGACCTTCCAGGCGAAGGTCCCCATCCCCGAACACGTCCCGGATGGCTTCGTCTACGTGCCGTCGGGCCGCTTCCTCTACGGCAGCGGCGACGACGAGAGCATCCGCCGCTCGCGCCCGGTCCACGGACTCACGACCGGCGCCTTCTTCATCGCGCGCCACGAAGTCACCTATGCGGACTGGATCTCCTGGCTGCGCGAGTTGCCGGCACACGAGCGTGAAGCCCGCAGGCCCCGGGGGACCAATTACTACGGCACCATCGAGCTGCTCCCGGCGAAGGGTGGCACCTGGACCTTCCATCTGGAGCACGAAGGCATCGAGTACCAGGCGAGGGAAGGGGAGCTGCTGCGGTATCAAGACCGCACCCTGCGCGCTGAACAGGACTGGCGCCGCTTCCCCGTGTCCGGCATCTCCTGGGAGGACGCTCGCGCGTACACCGCCTGGCTGGACACCACCGGCCGCGTGCCCCGAGCGCGTCTCTGCACGGAACGTGAATGGGAGCGTGCCGCCCGGGGCGCGGATGGCCGGGCCTATCCGCACGGCCCGACCCTGGCACCGGATGACGCCAACTTCGACGCGACCTACGGCCGCAAGCCAGGCGCCTTCGGACCGGATGCGGTGGGCTCACATCCCGTGTCGGACAGCCCCTTTGGCATTTCAGACATGTCCGGCAACGTGTGGGAGTGGCTGGTGACGGATCCAACCGGCGCGCCCGCGTATGGCGGCGGTTCGTTCTACCAGGACGCACGGACCGCCCTGACCCTCAACCACGGCGATGGCGAACCGCGCACACGCTTCCCCTTCATCGGGATGCGCGTGTGCGCGTCCGCGCCGTGA